Proteins encoded within one genomic window of Rossellomorea vietnamensis:
- a CDS encoding ABC transporter substrate-binding protein — protein MKGKWFSKLTAGLLMSSLLVAGCSNSEEGSTGEKGGPVELKVGTWAGATELKEFQEIVDQLNEETDEYNLTIQSIPADYYKKIQTMASAKQAPDLFWLSQEYIPMYAELGVISPLDEYVKDHKEVDLDDYFEGPLAIGQMKDKLYGLPWINQPIMLYYNKSLFEKEGVEVPQADWTWDEFSKAAKAITKDTDGDGKTDQYGTNIDGWPPISTWVWTYGGEIIDKDGNVKIDEPEAIEGIKKFDELINKDKVAPDKTQSQNTGGPEMFKTGKIGMFFGGAGDDFEKQIGDSFDVGMTEVPHATEQATFSWIADTVMSSNTKNKDVAAEALIDLTNAMHEWKILPPTKSDLENVADIRPEKEYALDVMKKASEYSRGYNNQSKQAEIDTAIWQYLYEPILLGDKSPEDAAKETAEALRKIIGQ, from the coding sequence ATGAAGGGAAAATGGTTTTCTAAGCTTACTGCAGGACTATTGATGTCTTCTTTACTGGTTGCAGGCTGTTCAAACTCAGAGGAAGGAAGTACCGGGGAAAAAGGCGGTCCAGTTGAATTAAAGGTTGGGACGTGGGCTGGAGCAACAGAATTGAAAGAGTTCCAGGAGATTGTAGATCAATTGAATGAAGAAACAGATGAATACAACTTGACGATTCAAAGTATTCCTGCTGACTACTATAAGAAAATCCAGACAATGGCGTCAGCCAAACAAGCACCTGACCTCTTCTGGCTTTCACAGGAATATATACCGATGTATGCGGAACTTGGGGTGATTTCGCCTCTCGATGAATATGTAAAGGATCATAAAGAAGTCGATCTCGACGATTATTTCGAAGGGCCGTTAGCGATTGGACAAATGAAGGACAAGCTATACGGACTACCTTGGATCAATCAACCCATCATGCTGTATTACAATAAATCTTTATTTGAAAAAGAAGGCGTAGAAGTTCCACAAGCAGACTGGACGTGGGACGAGTTCTCAAAAGCTGCGAAAGCCATCACAAAGGATACAGACGGCGACGGCAAAACGGATCAGTACGGAACCAATATTGATGGATGGCCTCCTATTTCCACTTGGGTTTGGACATATGGTGGGGAAATCATCGATAAAGACGGAAATGTGAAAATTGATGAGCCAGAAGCCATTGAAGGAATCAAGAAGTTCGACGAGCTGATCAATAAAGATAAGGTCGCTCCGGATAAGACTCAATCTCAAAACACGGGGGGGCCTGAAATGTTCAAAACAGGTAAGATCGGAATGTTCTTCGGTGGTGCGGGGGATGACTTCGAGAAGCAGATCGGTGATTCATTTGACGTCGGTATGACTGAAGTTCCTCACGCTACTGAACAAGCGACATTCAGCTGGATTGCCGATACGGTCATGTCGAGCAATACAAAGAATAAAGACGTTGCGGCAGAAGCGTTAATCGATTTAACCAACGCCATGCACGAGTGGAAGATCCTCCCTCCTACAAAATCAGATCTTGAGAACGTAGCAGACATCCGTCCTGAGAAGGAATACGCCCTTGATGTGATGAAGAAGGCGTCAGAATACTCCAGAGGATACAATAACCAAAGTAAACAAGCTGAAATCGATACAGCGATCTGGCAATACCTATACGAACCGATTCTACTTGGAGATAAATCTCCTGAAGACGCTGCGAAAGAAACAGCAGAAGCATTACGTAAAATCATTGGCCAATAA
- a CDS encoding glycoside hydrolase family 13 protein, translating to MKGEWWRQAVFYELYVPSFFDGNGDGVGDFKGALEKLDYLKELGIDGIWLTPFYPSPKVDNGYDISDYYGVDEEYGTMDDFQLFIKEAHDRGIKVVADLVLNHTSSEHPWFQESRSSKDHPKRDWYIWKDHPNNWESFFGVSAWELDEATNQYYYHAFAKEQVDLNWHNPEVREEMIHVMKFWLDQGLDGFRLDVINFLKVHPDMKDNPYDEETGEQIHLHDKDQEGILDVIRDLSAIVHQYPDKFMVGEVGSDELDVLTTYSGKDKLDVVFNFNLGSLESFNLPDMYKQLSDMEKGHSEEQIPTLFFGSHDMKRSLSRFGCGDRKKDLDRAKLIATLMLTAKGVPFIYYGEEIGMEDVTIHDIKEMKDVQGKTAYESAIREGKTEQEALRVANDKGRDASRSPMQWNAERYHGFSEKKPWIFPAANDTNVSSQESDPDSILSYYRTLIAIRKEWSSLHSGEYEEMGMSGQVLTYVKSHDSDRVLVLLNFSEKCLEVNLQNMISKESHLALSSKRSQLKFGNTIELLPYEAMIITL from the coding sequence ATGAAAGGGGAATGGTGGAGGCAAGCAGTCTTCTATGAACTGTATGTGCCAAGTTTCTTCGACGGGAACGGAGATGGGGTAGGCGACTTTAAGGGAGCTCTTGAAAAATTGGATTATCTAAAGGAGCTCGGAATTGACGGTATCTGGCTGACTCCTTTTTATCCTTCTCCTAAAGTGGACAATGGATATGATATCTCGGATTATTATGGAGTTGATGAAGAGTACGGAACGATGGATGATTTTCAACTTTTCATCAAAGAAGCCCATGACCGGGGCATCAAGGTGGTGGCGGATCTCGTATTGAACCACACCTCGAGTGAGCATCCCTGGTTTCAAGAATCCCGATCTTCCAAGGATCATCCGAAGAGGGATTGGTACATATGGAAGGACCATCCGAATAATTGGGAATCCTTCTTCGGAGTCAGCGCGTGGGAGTTGGATGAAGCAACGAACCAATACTATTACCATGCCTTCGCCAAAGAGCAGGTGGATTTAAATTGGCACAATCCTGAAGTGAGGGAAGAAATGATCCATGTGATGAAATTTTGGCTCGACCAGGGTCTGGATGGATTCAGGTTGGACGTCATCAACTTCTTGAAAGTACATCCTGACATGAAAGACAATCCATATGATGAAGAGACAGGAGAACAAATCCATCTCCATGATAAGGATCAGGAAGGGATTCTGGATGTCATAAGGGACCTCTCCGCCATTGTGCATCAATACCCGGACAAATTCATGGTCGGGGAAGTCGGATCGGATGAACTCGATGTATTAACGACATATAGCGGAAAAGACAAACTGGATGTCGTGTTTAATTTCAACCTGGGAAGCTTAGAATCTTTCAATCTCCCGGATATGTATAAGCAACTAAGCGATATGGAAAAAGGACATTCCGAGGAACAGATCCCCACATTATTCTTTGGGAGCCATGATATGAAACGTTCACTTTCCAGGTTTGGCTGTGGTGATCGAAAGAAAGACCTGGATCGGGCTAAGCTGATCGCCACCTTGATGCTGACGGCCAAAGGAGTTCCGTTCATTTATTATGGAGAAGAGATAGGGATGGAAGACGTCACGATTCATGACATCAAGGAAATGAAGGATGTTCAAGGTAAGACCGCTTATGAATCGGCCATCCGTGAAGGGAAGACAGAACAGGAAGCGTTGCGTGTTGCGAATGACAAAGGTAGAGATGCCTCTCGTTCTCCGATGCAGTGGAATGCTGAAAGGTATCACGGATTTTCTGAAAAGAAACCTTGGATTTTCCCGGCTGCGAATGATACGAACGTCTCTAGTCAAGAATCCGATCCCGATTCAATCCTATCTTACTACAGAACGCTTATAGCGATTAGGAAAGAGTGGTCATCCCTTCATTCCGGGGAATATGAGGAAATGGGTATGTCCGGTCAGGTTCTTACATATGTGAAGAGTCATGATAGTGACAGAGTACTCGTTCTCTTAAATTTCAGTGAGAAATGCCTAGAAGTTAACTTGCAGAATATGATCTCGAAGGAGTCACATTTGGCCCTTTCAAGTAAGCGCTCACAATTGAAGTTTGGAAATACGATCGAATTGTTACCTTACGAGGCAATGATTATCACATTATAA
- a CDS encoding MTP-1 family protein, with amino-acid sequence MALHKGNVKTCQELVNELQHKKGPEQAEKLVFEGVEGHDVYNITAPFLDRGEYVIAGRVERRDTEHSEVVFFVEKNGVWVRREGAPVFELQDPFYTIIHGELLFGGVQIFPHPTIENALGWRTVFYKGYSIDELTECAKGPDGMKDIRLVELKDGTIGVLTRPQGDKGGRGKIGFVKIASLEELTTEVIEGAPLLVGQFIDDEWGGANEAHLLSNGLVGILGHIASFDEEGNRHYYPMVFVLNPETGDHSDIQLIGTRSDFLEGEAKRPDLVDVVFSGGLVRKSDGTAHFYAGISDAEAQKIVVEDPFLQFEK; translated from the coding sequence ATGGCATTACATAAAGGAAACGTGAAAACATGTCAGGAACTAGTGAACGAGCTTCAACATAAAAAGGGGCCGGAACAGGCAGAGAAATTGGTCTTTGAAGGAGTGGAGGGTCATGACGTGTATAATATCACCGCCCCATTTCTGGACAGGGGGGAATATGTTATAGCCGGACGCGTTGAAAGAAGGGATACCGAACATTCCGAAGTCGTTTTCTTCGTGGAGAAGAATGGTGTCTGGGTTCGAAGAGAAGGTGCACCTGTTTTTGAGCTTCAAGATCCTTTTTACACGATTATTCATGGGGAACTTCTGTTTGGAGGGGTTCAAATCTTCCCTCACCCGACGATCGAGAATGCACTGGGTTGGAGAACCGTTTTCTACAAAGGGTATTCAATTGACGAGTTAACGGAATGTGCAAAAGGACCTGATGGAATGAAAGATATTCGGTTGGTAGAGCTTAAGGATGGCACAATCGGTGTATTAACGCGACCTCAAGGTGATAAGGGAGGCAGGGGCAAAATTGGATTTGTGAAGATCGCTTCCTTGGAAGAATTAACGACTGAGGTAATCGAGGGCGCTCCCTTACTAGTAGGTCAATTTATCGATGATGAATGGGGAGGCGCAAATGAGGCCCACCTCCTTTCGAATGGGCTAGTTGGGATCCTCGGGCATATCGCCTCTTTCGATGAGGAAGGAAACCGACATTATTATCCGATGGTCTTTGTCTTGAACCCGGAGACAGGGGACCATTCAGATATTCAATTGATCGGAACCCGTTCTGATTTCCTTGAAGGGGAAGCCAAACGTCCGGATTTAGTGGACGTCGTCTTTAGCGGCGGCTTAGTCAGAAAGAGTGATGGAACCGCTCATTTCTATGCAGGGATCAGCGATGCGGAAGCCCAAAAAATCGTGGTGGAAGATCCATTTTTACAATTTGAGAAGTGA
- a CDS encoding glycoside hydrolase family 130 protein: MNVYRYEENPLITPLNVKPFHEGFEVIGAFNAGVTTYNGETILLLRVAERPLSENDSIVKAPILNDQTGELDILELDINDPAYDFSDPRVIRYSGSSKFAYLTSLSYFRIARSKDGRTFSIDEKPFIYPSTKLETFGIEDPRITKIEETYYIYYSAVSPVGVGESMVSTKDFQEVTYHGMIFAPENKDVLIFPEKINGKYYALHRPVPNSNGNPEVWIAESDNLLYWGNHKHLIGLRDGMWDNGRIGGGAVPIKTDKGWLELYHGASDDHRYCMGGVLLDLNDPSKVIARSETPLVEPEADYEVNGFFGNVVFSCGVLVEGDVVKMYYGVADTSMACAELSLMEILDSLTYIE; this comes from the coding sequence ATGAATGTATACAGATATGAAGAAAATCCATTGATTACCCCCTTGAATGTGAAGCCTTTTCATGAAGGATTTGAAGTGATCGGTGCTTTCAATGCGGGAGTGACGACATACAATGGTGAAACGATCCTGTTACTTCGCGTAGCAGAAAGACCCCTATCAGAAAATGATTCAATCGTGAAAGCTCCCATTTTAAATGACCAGACAGGAGAACTCGACATTCTTGAACTGGATATCAACGACCCGGCTTATGATTTTTCCGACCCGAGAGTCATCCGATATAGTGGGAGCAGCAAATTTGCTTATTTAACCTCCTTATCTTATTTCCGAATTGCGAGAAGTAAGGATGGACGAACCTTTTCCATCGATGAAAAGCCCTTTATCTACCCATCTACCAAGCTGGAAACCTTCGGAATCGAAGACCCGCGGATTACGAAAATAGAAGAGACTTATTATATTTATTATAGCGCCGTATCCCCGGTGGGAGTCGGTGAGTCCATGGTGTCTACAAAGGATTTCCAAGAGGTGACCTATCATGGGATGATCTTTGCTCCGGAGAACAAAGACGTATTGATCTTTCCTGAGAAGATCAATGGAAAGTATTATGCCCTTCACCGTCCCGTTCCGAACAGTAACGGAAATCCTGAAGTCTGGATTGCTGAATCAGATAACTTATTGTACTGGGGGAACCACAAACATCTAATTGGTTTGAGAGATGGAATGTGGGATAACGGACGCATCGGTGGAGGTGCCGTTCCGATTAAGACCGACAAAGGCTGGCTTGAACTGTATCACGGGGCATCAGATGATCACCGGTATTGTATGGGCGGGGTTTTACTGGATTTGAATGATCCTTCAAAGGTGATTGCTCGCTCCGAAACCCCGTTAGTAGAACCTGAAGCGGATTATGAAGTGAACGGATTCTTTGGAAATGTGGTCTTTTCCTGTGGTGTCCTGGTCGAAGGAGATGTCGTGAAAATGTATTATGGAGTAGCAGACACGTCCATGGCATGTGCTGAGTTAAGCTTGATGGAGATTCTGGACTCACTGACCTACATAGAGTAA
- a CDS encoding ROK family protein, which translates to MIIGAIEAGGTKFVCGIGNETGDILERVTIPTTTPEETLKQVVEFFDGKKIERLGVGSFGPIDLDPESRGYGSITSTPKPHWSHFNLIGELKKHFPIPITFDTDVNAAALGESVWGAAKGLDSCLYITVGTGIGVGALTEGKLVHGLTHPEMGHIMVRRHPDDTYAGGCPYHGDCLEGVASGPAIEARWGKKAIELVDNNQVWKMEAYYLAQAIANYILILSPKKVILGGGVMNQMHLFPLIREQVTTILAGYVHHKQILEEMDTYIVPPGLGNNAGLVGALGLVL; encoded by the coding sequence ATGATTATTGGAGCGATTGAAGCCGGTGGGACAAAGTTCGTCTGTGGAATCGGAAATGAGACGGGGGACATTCTGGAGCGGGTCACGATTCCTACGACGACCCCGGAAGAGACGTTAAAACAGGTAGTGGAGTTTTTCGACGGGAAGAAGATAGAAAGATTGGGTGTGGGGTCTTTCGGTCCCATCGATCTTGATCCGGAAAGCCGGGGATACGGGTCGATCACCAGCACACCAAAGCCTCATTGGAGTCATTTTAACCTGATTGGAGAGCTGAAGAAGCACTTTCCTATCCCCATTACATTTGACACAGATGTTAACGCCGCTGCACTTGGTGAAAGCGTCTGGGGAGCGGCCAAGGGCTTAGACAGCTGTCTCTATATAACGGTCGGTACAGGAATCGGCGTAGGAGCCCTGACGGAAGGCAAGCTCGTACATGGTCTTACTCATCCTGAAATGGGTCATATCATGGTCCGGCGACACCCGGATGACACATATGCAGGTGGTTGTCCTTACCATGGGGATTGTTTAGAGGGAGTGGCATCCGGACCTGCGATTGAAGCCCGATGGGGAAAGAAAGCCATTGAATTGGTAGACAACAATCAGGTATGGAAAATGGAAGCCTATTATCTCGCTCAGGCGATTGCGAATTACATTCTGATCCTATCACCGAAGAAAGTCATTCTTGGTGGCGGGGTGATGAATCAGATGCACTTGTTCCCGCTTATAAGAGAACAGGTAACTACGATTCTGGCGGGGTATGTACACCACAAGCAAATCCTTGAAGAGATGGATACTTACATCGTACCACCTGGTCTAGGAAACAATGCAGGACTGGTCGGGGCACTGGGGTTAGTTTTATAA
- the manA gene encoding mannose-6-phosphate isomerase, class I has protein sequence MNQPLFLQPVFQERIWGGTALKDQFNYDIPSDITGECWAISGHPNGQSTVINGEFTGKTIGELWNDHRELFGQHPSPVFPLLTKILDANADLSVQVHPNDDYAKEHENGELGKTECWYIIDCDEDAEMIFGHTAQTKEEFVSMIEKGEWNDLLRRIPVKPGDFFYVPSGTIHALCKGTLVLETQQSSDTTYRVYDYDRRDAEGNTRELHIDKSIEVTTIPHKTEAVEPVVEKREGVESTKFVEAEYFTVYKWKVDGHSSFVQDQPFQLASVLDGSGVLKVHGEEYSLTKGDHFILPADIETFEIEGQVELIVSHV, from the coding sequence ATGAACCAACCACTATTTCTACAACCCGTATTCCAGGAAAGAATCTGGGGAGGTACGGCATTAAAAGACCAATTCAATTACGATATTCCATCAGATATTACAGGCGAATGCTGGGCTATATCCGGGCATCCGAACGGACAGAGCACCGTCATCAACGGTGAGTTTACTGGTAAGACGATTGGTGAGCTTTGGAATGACCATCGTGAATTATTCGGTCAGCACCCGTCACCTGTATTTCCGTTGTTGACGAAAATATTGGACGCCAACGCGGATCTATCTGTGCAGGTACACCCGAATGATGATTATGCAAAAGAGCATGAAAACGGAGAACTGGGTAAAACAGAATGCTGGTACATCATTGATTGTGATGAGGATGCCGAAATGATCTTCGGACATACTGCTCAAACAAAGGAAGAGTTCGTGTCGATGATTGAAAAAGGCGAGTGGAATGACCTGTTGCGCCGCATCCCGGTGAAACCTGGTGACTTCTTCTACGTCCCAAGCGGCACCATTCATGCCCTTTGCAAAGGGACATTGGTGTTAGAAACACAGCAAAGTTCTGATACGACGTACCGGGTGTATGATTATGATCGTAGGGATGCAGAAGGAAATACCCGTGAATTGCATATCGACAAATCCATAGAGGTGACCACGATTCCTCATAAGACTGAGGCAGTTGAACCGGTTGTGGAGAAGCGTGAAGGAGTAGAATCCACGAAGTTTGTGGAAGCGGAATACTTCACGGTGTATAAATGGAAAGTCGACGGCCATTCTTCATTCGTACAAGACCAGCCATTCCAACTGGCAAGTGTACTGGACGGAAGCGGAGTACTGAAGGTGCACGGAGAAGAGTATTCTCTTACAAAAGGAGATCACTTCATCCTGCCTGCCGATATTGAGACATTTGAGATTGAAGGACAGGTTGAGTTGATTGTTTCTCATGTGTAA
- a CDS encoding MurR/RpiR family transcriptional regulator, with product MGKVLDRFSSSIGELTHAEKHVLYYVEENLETAKNQSLTAMAESNSVSTTTIIRMCHKLGLGGFSEFKFNLKSIDENVGPADNMLDRYRQDTNRTLESLRVEELEKISEQLLKANRVMIVAVGLTKMAGEYFSKLFMQVNKPTSYVYESHIIDLLPNMVQQDDLIVFISSSGETKTIVGAAEKIRYKNADSLAITNSADSTLAKITRNAISADVQKVQFAGYDLTPRSTMVILIDLIFEFYLKKVMK from the coding sequence ATGGGGAAAGTATTGGATCGGTTTTCTTCTTCTATCGGAGAATTAACACATGCTGAAAAACACGTCCTTTATTATGTAGAGGAGAATCTGGAGACGGCGAAGAATCAGTCATTGACCGCAATGGCTGAAAGCAACAGCGTAAGCACAACCACGATCATCCGCATGTGTCATAAGCTGGGGCTAGGCGGCTTCTCTGAGTTTAAGTTTAACCTAAAGAGCATCGATGAAAACGTGGGGCCGGCTGACAATATGCTGGACCGTTACCGCCAGGATACGAATCGGACATTGGAATCGTTGCGCGTGGAAGAATTGGAGAAAATCAGCGAACAGCTATTGAAGGCGAATCGCGTCATGATTGTCGCCGTAGGACTGACGAAGATGGCAGGAGAATACTTCAGCAAACTGTTTATGCAGGTGAATAAGCCAACATCTTACGTGTATGAATCACATATCATCGACCTGCTCCCGAATATGGTACAGCAGGACGACCTCATCGTCTTCATTTCATCCAGCGGCGAAACGAAGACCATTGTCGGGGCAGCTGAGAAGATCCGTTATAAAAATGCGGACTCACTGGCGATCACCAATTCAGCTGATAGCACGCTAGCCAAGATCACCAGGAATGCGATCAGTGCCGATGTACAAAAAGTACAGTTTGCCGGGTATGACTTGACGCCAAGGTCAACGATGGTGATCTTGATTGATTTGATTTTTGAGTTTTATTTGAAGAAAGTGATGAAATGA
- a CDS encoding fructose-specific PTS transporter subunit EIIC, whose translation MELRQMTDEQLVIFDIESNTKQEVLETMVDALFQQDVLTSKEEFLQAVLEREEISPTGLEAGLAIPHGKSKAVKKAKFAVARLRNSLDTWESIDPMNKVQLVFLLAIPDSEAGSTHLSVLSELSTRLMDKGYIDNLMNASSPSEFLTLLDQKEDVIETPQEYTKTVLAITACAAGIAHTYMSAEALEKAGRELGVRVLTEKQGANGIEDEHRGAILKEADAVVFATDIAPKNKERFAGKPYVQTRVAEPLKHAKDIINRALTNPDGTVTGDSSEDEVSSSGSKQGLMSEITQAVMTGISYMIPVLVAAGLMMGIAKLAAMPLGLVDTINDIKYATSSNELLVILHHLDKFGGMIFKFMYPIFGAFVAYAIADRVGLVSGFIGGVFAAGLHYTFWGIEGGIPSGFLGALILGLTAGYVSKFLNEKIKLNKNLIAMKPMLIIPAISVLTIFFLNFYIVDPVFGGLNALLSDWITAAQGAGNVVLASIIAAATAFDLGGPINKAAGAIAIGLAADQIYPLTARVLAIVIPPIGLGLATVIDKYVVGRRVFDANLRVAGNTSLLLGFIAISEGAIPFMLRNPLITIPINIIGAILGSVTAVVLGAVQWYPLPAVWGWPLVENIWAYLIGLAVGVLFIAFANIFIRFAILKKNEK comes from the coding sequence TTGGAATTAAGACAAATGACAGATGAACAACTAGTCATATTTGATATTGAATCAAACACGAAACAAGAAGTTCTTGAAACAATGGTTGATGCATTGTTTCAACAGGACGTTTTAACATCGAAGGAAGAATTTTTACAGGCGGTCCTTGAGAGGGAAGAGATTTCTCCTACGGGGCTTGAGGCTGGACTTGCCATTCCTCATGGGAAAAGTAAAGCTGTGAAGAAAGCGAAGTTTGCTGTCGCGAGGCTTCGAAACAGCCTCGATACGTGGGAAAGCATAGATCCGATGAACAAAGTGCAGCTCGTGTTCTTGCTTGCCATTCCGGATTCGGAGGCTGGATCGACCCATTTGAGCGTCCTGTCTGAACTGAGTACAAGACTGATGGACAAGGGCTATATCGATAACTTGATGAACGCTTCTTCTCCTTCAGAGTTCTTAACATTATTGGATCAAAAAGAAGATGTGATCGAGACCCCGCAAGAGTATACCAAAACAGTACTGGCGATTACGGCGTGTGCTGCGGGTATTGCCCACACGTATATGTCTGCTGAAGCTCTGGAGAAGGCAGGGCGAGAGCTGGGTGTTCGCGTTCTTACGGAGAAACAGGGTGCAAATGGAATTGAAGACGAGCACCGCGGGGCGATCTTGAAAGAAGCGGATGCCGTTGTATTTGCGACTGACATTGCGCCTAAGAATAAAGAGCGCTTTGCTGGTAAGCCTTACGTGCAGACGCGTGTGGCCGAACCGTTAAAGCACGCTAAGGATATCATCAACCGTGCATTGACGAATCCTGATGGAACTGTAACGGGAGACAGCAGTGAAGACGAAGTTTCCTCGAGTGGAAGTAAACAGGGGCTTATGTCTGAGATCACACAGGCCGTCATGACTGGTATTTCGTATATGATTCCGGTGCTTGTGGCAGCGGGTCTTATGATGGGGATTGCAAAGCTCGCCGCCATGCCGCTCGGGCTTGTTGATACCATCAATGATATTAAATATGCTACATCTTCAAATGAGCTATTGGTCATTCTTCATCATCTCGATAAGTTCGGTGGGATGATCTTTAAATTCATGTACCCGATCTTCGGTGCATTTGTGGCATACGCCATCGCCGATCGTGTCGGACTCGTGTCCGGATTTATCGGAGGGGTATTCGCAGCCGGTCTTCACTATACGTTCTGGGGAATTGAAGGCGGAATTCCATCAGGTTTCCTCGGAGCCTTGATCCTTGGACTGACAGCAGGTTATGTGTCTAAATTCTTAAATGAAAAAATCAAGCTGAATAAAAATCTGATCGCGATGAAGCCGATGCTCATCATTCCAGCGATTTCCGTGTTAACGATTTTCTTCTTGAATTTTTATATTGTGGATCCTGTATTCGGAGGACTAAATGCGCTTCTTAGTGACTGGATCACAGCGGCACAAGGTGCAGGGAATGTCGTACTGGCAAGTATCATCGCTGCAGCTACAGCCTTTGACTTAGGTGGACCGATTAATAAAGCAGCCGGTGCCATTGCCATCGGACTTGCAGCAGATCAAATCTATCCGTTGACTGCCCGCGTATTGGCGATTGTCATCCCGCCGATCGGATTGGGACTGGCAACGGTTATCGATAAGTATGTTGTGGGTCGCCGTGTGTTCGATGCGAACCTGCGTGTGGCAGGAAATACGTCATTATTACTAGGATTTATCGCCATCAGTGAGGGTGCGATACCATTCATGCTTCGGAACCCATTGATCACGATTCCGATCAACATCATCGGAGCGATTTTAGGATCTGTAACAGCAGTTGTTCTGGGAGCTGTTCAGTGGTATCCACTTCCGGCTGTTTGGGGATGGCCGCTTGTTGAAAACATTTGGGCATATCTCATTGGACTTGCCGTCGGGGTATTGTTCATCGCTTTCGCAAACATTTTCATCCGCTTTGCCATTTTGAAAAAGAACGAAAAATAA